CTGGCAAGCAGCTTATAATGATTTAAAGTCTCAAATCGAATTTATGATGGAAGACACAAGACAGTTACTAGTAGATAATCCAGTTAAATTAAAGATTAATAAGATTGTAGTAGATAAAGATGCAACCTTCTCTTCTTTAATTGTTGATGCATCTGGGGATACGATGATGTATGCTTGTTATCTCTATCATCAAAAGTCAAAGAAGGAACTGGTAAAGACAAAATATCAATATAGTAATACATTCGTGTTCCAACTTCCGAAAGGGAAGTACTTTGCACGTCTGTTTGTAAAAAATCGTATGACGGGTCAGAAAGAAATCGACACGATTTCATTTACTGTGTAAGGGGGATACTATGGCTTACGAACTGATTACACGCTTTCCTGAGGAGACAATTAAACTCATAATAAGAGAAGGAATTGATGAAAGTCTATTAAAGCATATCACTCAGCACGTAGATGATATTGAGATATTACTGTCTGAAAGTTTTTCTTTTGAAGATAGTATGAAACAGCTCGAAAAGTTAGTTCAAGCAACAAATGCTGAAACTTTAACTTTGCTCATTCCAGTTTCGTTGTTTGATAGCTTCAAAGAGAGTATCAAAATTGAATATGAATTAACAGAGATAGGTAATAACGCTGCTCAAGTGTTTGTTACGTATAATTTAAAAAATAGAACGCTATCCTCTATCAATAACAGCAACATGATTAAGTGGTATCAAATTGAGCGTTATGAAAGTCTGGAAGAGTATATTACAGGAACAGTGAATCGTACAATATATAAAGAGATGAAACAGTACAGAAGTCAACTTGGCTGGGCAAATGCTAAGATTGAGCGATATGAATCGAAAGTTCAGGCAGGCATTCGTGAAGATGAAGCAGCGAAGTATAATGATTTGATGAATAAGTATAAAGATACTTTAAAACGATTAAATAATCTGCGTAATTCTAGACTCGGTAAATTACAGATTAAATATTGGGATTTAAAAGGATAGGTGAAAATATTGAACTATCAGCATGATGCAAAATTAAGATATGATGATCTGATTCGTGTAAGAAAAAAAATTAGTGCCATACATGAAGGACTAACGATCATTACTGAAACGCTAGATTATAATCATATACAATCACATCTATACTATATTGTAGTACCTAAAAAAGAAGCTATTTATGAACAGCTTATTCGCAATCATCTATACGACAATGTATTGATATTATCACCTGCAAAAGAACTTAATATTAAAGAAGTTCTAAAATATGTAAGAACTTCACATTTGACGTTCGTAAAAGATATTAAAGATCTTATATTTTCTGATGAACCGTTACATTTTAGATCGAACTATATCTATATAATGCAGCGCATTATGAATAGCGAGTTGAACCATGTACTTAAAGATGAAGAGACTAATGAAGATGAAGAAGATACAACGCCTGCACAGATTAAAACGGAAAAGCAGACGTCTAAAGTAACGCATCCTAACGTTGTAAAAATTCATGTTGATATTGAATCTTTAAATGAATATGAAGTGCAGGACAATACTGTAGAATATCCAATGAATCATTTACTTACTAAGCTTTATGAGTTTTACGGAATTATTATACCTAAACAATTTTTAGAGACCCTTCGTTTGAAAGCGTCAATTACCGATAATCGTTTCGAAGCTATAACTGAAATGATATGCAATCATGCGTTTGTGATTACACCAATTGCCGACATTCAGTTTACTGCTGAAGTTCGCAACCTTCTTTACACTAATGAATTAGAGACATCGTCTTCTTTAAATTATCTTAACGAAGTAGCACTGTATCGTAATACTACGAGTGTAAACTCATTCATACAGTATGTGGCGGATATTTTATTACTCAGAATTGGTAATAAGATTGATCAAGGTGAAACGAAGCTGGAGGCAGAGCTGGATAAACTGAAATCGTTTAAAACGATTAACCTTGAAACGTTGAATAAAGGTCGTGCAGACGAACTGGTTATCGCTTACTGCTTCCCTCCATATAATGATACTTCTGGTAACGTCATGGCAAAGCGTATCTATATGGAAGGAAATAAAGTAGATATTATCTCGAACAATATGGATAGAATCCGTAAAAAGGATTACTCATTAGAAGGAATTGCTAAAGGACTAATTGATACGAAGTTTATTGTTGATGCACCACAAGCATTCAGTAGCTATGAAAGTATCGAGATGTTTACTGAATTTGGTATGGAAATCTTTGAAACGTTTAAGAATAAATATAATAAATTATATAGCCGTGCAATGTTTCCTGCATCACATTTTCTTGCTTATGAAATCAAACTGAACAAACCTGAGATTTATTGGCGTGCAGAGTTTTCTGATCCATTATTAACAGACGTGAAATCTGAGAATAGATATTCCCCGATCAAGTCTAATGAATACATTGAACATTTAAAACAGACTGTACCTGAATCCTATCAATCTTTAATTGATGATAACGTATTTAATGTGTGTGAAATATTACCGCTTGCATATGCCGATGAGCTTATTTTCACAAACAAGCTGCAACTCGAATATATTATCAAACGATTTGACAATGATATTCAGGAATCGATTCGTGAACGTGCAATAATTTCTGCACATCCTACATTGCCAGAATCATTCTATCATCTGGAACAAACGAACTATGAATATGATGAGTCACAAATCAATTTTGCATATTTCGGTAACTTCTATGATACGCGCGGATTTAGAGAGATTGAATTAATGTGTAAATACTTGATTTTAGATGGCATCACGAACTTCAAGGTTAATGTCTTCACGAATATAAATGCGAAGACTAATGGATTCTATAATAACAGCGACTTTAAAGATTATATTAAATTAAATCCATACTTAAATTACTTTGAATTCTTAAATTTAACTGAACAGATGGATATTCTCATGATTTATGATGCGCATACGAAAGGGATTAAAGAAGTAAATCCTTATTTACCATCTAAACTCAGTGATTATCTCGGAAGTACAGCTTTCACGATGGCATTTATCGAAGAAGATAGTATACTATCTGAACAAGTTAATGACAAATTGTATAAAGTAGATATGAATCATTTTTCTAAATACGGAGAAACCGTTCGTGAAATAAATAAGCATCTTAAAAAAGAGTTAACATTGAAAGAGGAAGTGTCTTATGGAGACAGTAAAAGTAAAGGTCAATAACGTATCTAAAGCATATCCGGTCAATCAGAGTAAAAGTCAGAAAATACTGGATGTCCTTAAGTTCTGGCAGCATAAGACGCATGATAATGTGTATTATGCATTAAAAGATATCAGCTTCGAAGTGAATGCAGGAGATAGTGTTGGACTCGTTGGTTTGAACGGAGCCGGTAAATCCACACTATCAAATCTTTTAGGAGAGGTCATCTCACCTACTGCAGGGAGTATTGAAATAAATGGGCGCAGCTCGTTGATTGCAATATCCGCAGGATTAAATAATGAATTATCAGGAGAAGAAAATATTCGCATGAAATGTCTGATGCACGGGCTTACAGAAGAACAGATTAATGCCCGTTTTAATGATATTGTCGATTTCTCTGAACTCGGAGACTTCATTAAAAAGCCAATTAAAACATATTCTAGTGGGATGAAATCACGACTGGGCTTTGCGATTGCTGTTCATACAGATCCGGACGTTCTTATAGTGGATGAAGCATTGTCTGTAGGTGATGACACATTTTCTAATAAATGTATTGAACGTATGAAAGAATTTCAAAAAGAAGGGAAGACCATCTTCTTCGTCAGTCATTCTGTCGGTCAAATACAGAAAATGTGCAATAAAGCGATATGGATTCATTACGGCAAAATTGAAGCTCAAGGAGAGTGTATTCCGACAGTTGGTTTATATGGAAGGTTTATCAGAAAATATAATCAGTTTGATAAAGAACAGCAGCTTGCATACAAAGAAGAACAACTTCAAAATCAAATAAGATCGATCAACGAGATAGAAGTAAATAAAGAAAATGTATCTAAAAATACATTATTCGGCTTGATTGGTGTTACAGGATTATTTGTATTCAGTATTCTATCGCAATTAAATGTAATACCACTATCTCACTATTTAAATATGTTAAAAGGAATGTTTTAGCCGTGAAAAAAGTGACCATGTTTGTCTGGAACAACTTTACCAATGATGCGAGAGTGACGAGAGAAGCAAAGACACTTCAATCAGATTATGATGTCACTGTCATCGCTAAACGTGAAAATAATGAACGTCATATCCCACTTAAACAAAGCTATAAGGAAGGGTATAATGCTGTACGCAAACATAAAACAGAATTACCGAACTTTATAGTGAATCGCATTAATAATAACAAATTAAAAACGATAGTTTTAAAGCATCTACCGAATGCCTTCTTAATGATGAAAATGATTCAAGAAGGTTATAAACAAGACGCAGATATTTATCACAGTCATGACCTGAATACTTTAATTCAAGGAATTGCCTGCGCAAAATTGAGAACAGATAAACGTTTACTAATCTTTGATTCTCATGAAGTAAATACAAGCCGTACGAACTATAAATCGGGTCTCGTCGGTGCAATTGAAAAGTTCCTTATTCGATTTACGGATCGTACGATTGTAGAGAACGAAACACGTGCAACTTACCACGAGAAGCTATATGGATATAGACCGATGTCGCTTCATAACTACTCAGAATACTATAATATAGATGAAGTTGAAGCAGTAGACCTTCACCTTAAGTATGATAAAACATTTATTTATCAAGGCGGACTACAAGAGGGCCGTGGTTTAGAACGACTTCTTCGTGCGTTCAAAAAAGCGGATATACCTGCGAATTTACTGATGGTTGGTGATGGCAAGATTCGTCATCAACTTGAATCATTAGCAAAATCTTTAAACCTTCAGGACAAAGTTACATTTACTGGTCGTGTTCCGTATGAATCTTTACGATCGTATACAAAAAGTGCATATGCAGGATTTCAAATACTTGAAAATGTGAATTTCAATCATTATTCTGCATCAAGTAATAAACTTTATGAGTATATGATGGCGCATATTCCTGTTATTGCCACAAATCTTCCTGAAATAAAAAATGTAGTTGAAAAAGAAGGTATAGGACTTATCATAAAACATGATTCAGAAGAAGAACTTACAGACGCAATTCGTAAAATGTTTGAAGATGAAACGATGAGAAATGCGATGAAAGAACGAATGAAAGTTAG
Above is a window of Macrococcoides canis DNA encoding:
- a CDS encoding ABC transporter ATP-binding protein, with the protein product METVKVKVNNVSKAYPVNQSKSQKILDVLKFWQHKTHDNVYYALKDISFEVNAGDSVGLVGLNGAGKSTLSNLLGEVISPTAGSIEINGRSSLIAISAGLNNELSGEENIRMKCLMHGLTEEQINARFNDIVDFSELGDFIKKPIKTYSSGMKSRLGFAIAVHTDPDVLIVDEALSVGDDTFSNKCIERMKEFQKEGKTIFFVSHSVGQIQKMCNKAIWIHYGKIEAQGECIPTVGLYGRFIRKYNQFDKEQQLAYKEEQLQNQIRSINEIEVNKENVSKNTLFGLIGVTGLFVFSILSQLNVIPLSHYLNMLKGMF
- a CDS encoding glycosyltransferase family 4 protein, translating into MKKVTMFVWNNFTNDARVTREAKTLQSDYDVTVIAKRENNERHIPLKQSYKEGYNAVRKHKTELPNFIVNRINNNKLKTIVLKHLPNAFLMMKMIQEGYKQDADIYHSHDLNTLIQGIACAKLRTDKRLLIFDSHEVNTSRTNYKSGLVGAIEKFLIRFTDRTIVENETRATYHEKLYGYRPMSLHNYSEYYNIDEVEAVDLHLKYDKTFIYQGGLQEGRGLERLLRAFKKADIPANLLMVGDGKIRHQLESLAKSLNLQDKVTFTGRVPYESLRSYTKSAYAGFQILENVNFNHYSASSNKLYEYMMAHIPVIATNLPEIKNVVEKEGIGLIIKHDSEEELTDAIRKMFEDETMRNAMKERMKVSKEQYNWEKEKQKLLNLYHDLEVS